Proteins encoded by one window of Polyangiaceae bacterium:
- a CDS encoding protein kinase has translation MRALERRVTMSGDADAFDTTVLAESGPRPSRDSAHAALRRWVGARFDHFDVLEPLARGGMGAVYVGHDRSLDRRVAIKVLPDELANDPELFERFIREARAQARLNSPRVAHIYYIGRTPTQGDRPASLFFAMELVEGGALEAVLEDDRTLEPERARQLMLQVARGLGDARDAGIIHRDIKPSNLLLDKNGDVKIADFGVAKPVGTTDSKITQEGAVVGSPLYMAPEQARGDAVDQRADMYALGSTFYHLLAGRPPFDGPTPLAVVSRHLTERPKPLAEVKPNVPARLAKVIDRLLEKDPAKRYASYDELTAALQAAAPEAVRHGGFWARGAAVGIDVALAGAVIGLLGLPGLALHLAYITVVHATRGQTIGKYLLNLQVRRLDGGKLGFGRSAARTVASMWLPFLVGLVILITQGRGGLEVAVHQIQLSDVDAFKGLVFAVLLGNALLSLLYAAGLALAAFHPQKRAAHDLIVGSEVIYRLK, from the coding sequence GTGAGAGCATTGGAACGACGGGTGACCATGAGCGGGGACGCCGATGCCTTCGATACCACCGTGCTGGCCGAGAGTGGTCCCCGCCCCTCCCGGGACAGCGCCCACGCGGCCCTCCGCCGCTGGGTCGGCGCGCGCTTCGACCACTTCGACGTGCTCGAGCCGCTGGCCCGCGGTGGCATGGGCGCGGTCTATGTCGGGCACGATCGCTCGCTGGACCGGCGCGTCGCCATCAAGGTGCTGCCGGACGAGCTGGCCAACGATCCCGAGCTGTTCGAGCGCTTCATTCGAGAGGCGCGCGCCCAGGCCCGGCTCAACTCTCCCCGCGTCGCGCACATCTACTACATCGGCAGAACTCCCACACAGGGAGATCGGCCCGCGTCCTTGTTCTTCGCGATGGAGCTGGTGGAAGGCGGCGCGCTGGAAGCGGTGCTGGAAGACGACCGCACACTGGAGCCCGAGCGCGCGCGACAGCTCATGCTGCAAGTGGCACGAGGCCTCGGAGATGCCCGCGACGCCGGCATCATCCATCGCGACATCAAGCCCAGCAATTTGCTGCTCGACAAGAACGGCGACGTGAAGATCGCCGACTTCGGCGTCGCCAAGCCGGTAGGAACCACCGACTCGAAGATCACCCAAGAGGGCGCCGTGGTCGGCAGCCCGCTGTACATGGCGCCCGAGCAGGCGCGCGGGGACGCCGTGGATCAGCGCGCGGACATGTACGCGCTGGGCTCGACCTTCTACCACCTGCTGGCAGGTCGCCCGCCCTTCGACGGTCCCACGCCCCTGGCCGTCGTGAGCCGACATCTGACGGAGCGCCCCAAGCCGCTGGCGGAAGTGAAGCCCAACGTGCCCGCGCGCTTGGCCAAGGTCATCGATCGACTGCTCGAGAAGGACCCCGCCAAGCGCTACGCCAGCTACGACGAGCTGACCGCGGCGCTGCAGGCGGCTGCGCCGGAAGCCGTTCGCCACGGCGGTTTCTGGGCCCGGGGCGCAGCCGTCGGCATCGACGTCGCCCTGGCCGGGGCTGTCATTGGCCTGCTGGGGCTCCCAGGGCTCGCGCTGCACTTGGCGTACATCACCGTGGTCCACGCCACGCGGGGACAAACCATCGGCAAATACCTGCTGAACCTCCAGGTACGACGCCTGGACGGCGGCAAACTCGGCTTCGGCCGCTCCGCCGCCCGCACCGTGGCCAGCATGTGGCTCCCGTTCCTGGTGGGTCTCGTGATTTTGATCACCCAGGGCCGCGGAGGCCTCGAGGTAGCGGTGCACCAGATCCAGCTGTCCGACGTGGACGCGTTCAAAGGTCTCGTATTTGCGGTGCTTCTCGGCAACGCGCTGCTCAGCCTGCTGTACGCGGCGGGCCTCGCTCTGGCGGCATTCCACCCCCAGAAGCGCGCCGCCCACGACCTCATCGTGGGGTCGGAAGTGATCTACCGGCTGAAATGA
- a CDS encoding DUF4178 domain-containing protein codes for MAVAQGTCPSCGAPIEFSVGASIAKVCPFCNATVVRSDRGLENLGKVAAIANTPSLIAIGDIGTLGGRAFEVLGRVQLDHGQGPWDEYYVSFDHGAAWGWLAYAQGQWIVSSEAPGVPIPARASLELEQDVALGAERYRVAEIKTGTITSAEGELPEAFPPGFRRQYADLFAPQNGFATLDYGDGSAAPTAFIGRVFSEPDMVVTQLGERSSQKVQTKDIRCPACGGDIPKLAGERSQRIGCPYCGAVSDIALQQVVAQQERAMRAPEIPVGSRGNIEGVEWVCIAYMRRSTEFDGERFTWEEYLLFSQPIGFRWLVKDEGQWSWVTPVNGSELDLSAMPGRVRWGGKAFSVRNQNSARVDYVLGEVYWKCEVGETTGVMDFIHGRDVLSREAGPGEVRWSHSAPVPWALLKNAFGIHTGRTLPPPPPRSGLRIATLLGTLTLGVLLSCSLVTCGGCNTDRPYVGNSYGEVARSYPRSYSGVFPSRSTGSSSSSGSSSYRGGSSSYSGGK; via the coding sequence ATGGCGGTAGCCCAGGGAACGTGCCCCAGCTGCGGCGCTCCGATCGAGTTCTCGGTCGGAGCGTCCATCGCGAAGGTTTGCCCTTTCTGCAACGCAACGGTCGTCCGCAGCGACCGGGGCCTCGAGAACCTGGGCAAAGTCGCCGCCATCGCCAACACCCCATCGCTGATCGCCATCGGCGACATCGGCACGCTGGGCGGGCGCGCGTTCGAGGTACTCGGCCGCGTCCAGCTGGATCACGGGCAAGGTCCCTGGGACGAGTACTACGTGAGCTTCGACCACGGCGCCGCGTGGGGTTGGCTCGCGTACGCCCAAGGGCAGTGGATCGTCTCCAGCGAAGCGCCCGGCGTCCCCATCCCCGCTCGGGCTTCCCTCGAGCTGGAACAGGACGTGGCGCTCGGCGCAGAGCGCTATCGCGTCGCGGAGATCAAGACCGGTACCATCACCAGCGCCGAGGGTGAGCTGCCGGAGGCGTTTCCGCCGGGCTTCCGCCGGCAGTACGCCGACTTGTTCGCGCCCCAGAACGGCTTTGCGACCCTGGACTACGGCGACGGCAGCGCGGCACCGACCGCGTTCATCGGGCGCGTGTTCTCCGAGCCGGACATGGTCGTCACCCAGCTGGGGGAGCGCAGCAGCCAGAAGGTTCAAACCAAGGACATTCGCTGCCCCGCGTGCGGCGGTGACATCCCGAAGCTCGCCGGAGAACGCTCTCAGCGCATCGGCTGTCCCTACTGTGGCGCCGTCAGCGACATCGCGCTGCAGCAGGTCGTCGCCCAGCAAGAGCGCGCCATGCGCGCTCCGGAGATCCCCGTCGGATCCCGAGGCAACATCGAAGGCGTGGAGTGGGTGTGCATCGCCTACATGCGCCGCAGTACCGAGTTCGATGGAGAGCGATTCACCTGGGAGGAGTATCTGCTCTTCAGCCAGCCGATCGGATTCCGTTGGCTGGTGAAAGACGAGGGCCAGTGGTCATGGGTCACGCCCGTGAATGGATCCGAGCTGGACCTCTCTGCCATGCCGGGACGCGTTCGCTGGGGGGGCAAGGCCTTCAGCGTCCGCAACCAGAACAGCGCGCGCGTGGACTACGTGCTCGGTGAGGTCTACTGGAAGTGCGAGGTCGGGGAGACGACCGGCGTGATGGACTTCATCCACGGTCGCGACGTCCTGAGCCGGGAAGCCGGCCCCGGAGAAGTGCGCTGGAGCCACTCGGCACCGGTTCCTTGGGCGCTGCTGAAGAACGCCTTCGGGATCCACACGGGGCGCACGCTGCCCCCACCGCCGCCCCGCAGTGGTCTCCGGATCGCCACGCTGCTCGGCACCCTCACCCTGGGCGTGCTGCTGAGCTGCTCTCTGGTCACCTGCGGCGGCTGCAACACGGACCGCCCCTACGTGGGTAACAGCTACGGCGAGGTCGCGCGTTCCTATCCCCGGTCCTACAGCGGGGTGTTCCCGTCCCGCAGCACCGGCAGCAGCTCGAGCAGCGGCAGCTCGAGCTACCGAGGCGGCTCTTCCAGCTACAGTGGCGGGAAGTGA
- a CDS encoding PEGA domain-containing protein, with translation MIFLTAFTLAGHAVADAESDARAFFNIGAKAYQGGKYVDAAHAFEEAYKRSPRSGLLFSLGQAHRMQFFQDSNPARLKDSVRYYREYLQKDPNGRRRGEATEALGKLVPLLERLEAEGAAEAAPPPPPKPRVMISSPTPNVRISFDGRPVEGSTLVKEVTAGKHTVLLTAPGFEDYSREIVVNENTGAPPLDVSLKEKPARLAISAPSGAEIALDGRYQGVAPLPALEVVAGKHFVAVTLNGHEAFTKSVDLKRGERRTLSARMAATGQRTTSWILMGVGASGIVAGGVLGALSIRKENQAQDIADQAKGAGNLTPVQLGEYNDLRDRRDSYRLAAVISAGAGVAVGATGLVLYAFDEPKVQVPELDEKSAPARKPTVPGTMEISATPMWAPGLGGAQLLGRF, from the coding sequence ATGATCTTCCTCACAGCCTTCACCCTCGCGGGCCACGCCGTAGCGGACGCCGAAAGCGACGCCCGCGCGTTTTTCAACATCGGCGCCAAGGCCTATCAAGGCGGCAAGTACGTGGACGCCGCGCACGCCTTCGAGGAAGCCTACAAGCGCTCTCCGCGTTCCGGTCTCCTGTTTTCCCTGGGTCAGGCCCATCGCATGCAGTTCTTCCAGGACAGCAATCCCGCGCGGCTCAAGGACTCCGTCCGCTACTATCGCGAGTACCTGCAGAAGGACCCCAACGGGCGCCGACGGGGGGAAGCCACCGAGGCGCTGGGCAAGCTCGTTCCGCTGCTGGAGCGGCTGGAGGCCGAAGGCGCCGCGGAAGCTGCTCCGCCGCCGCCGCCCAAGCCGCGGGTCATGATCTCTTCGCCCACTCCCAACGTGCGCATCAGCTTCGATGGGCGTCCGGTCGAAGGCAGCACCCTGGTGAAGGAGGTCACGGCCGGCAAGCACACGGTGCTCCTCACCGCGCCGGGCTTCGAGGACTACTCCCGGGAGATCGTGGTCAACGAGAACACTGGAGCTCCGCCCCTCGACGTGTCCCTGAAAGAGAAGCCGGCGCGGCTCGCGATTTCCGCTCCGAGTGGCGCGGAGATCGCCCTCGACGGCCGCTATCAGGGCGTGGCGCCCCTGCCGGCCTTGGAGGTCGTCGCCGGCAAGCACTTCGTCGCTGTCACTCTGAACGGCCACGAAGCCTTCACCAAGAGCGTGGACCTGAAGCGCGGCGAGCGGCGCACCCTGAGCGCGCGCATGGCGGCCACCGGTCAGCGCACCACGAGTTGGATCCTGATGGGCGTCGGAGCTTCGGGCATCGTGGCCGGCGGCGTGCTCGGTGCGCTCTCCATCCGCAAAGAGAACCAGGCTCAGGACATCGCGGATCAGGCCAAGGGCGCCGGCAATCTGACGCCGGTCCAGCTCGGCGAGTACAACGATCTGCGCGATCGTCGGGACAGCTACCGACTCGCCGCAGTGATCAGCGCCGGGGCCGGTGTGGCGGTGGGCGCCACGGGCTTGGTGTTGTACGCGTTCGACGAGCCCAAGGTTCAGGTTCCCGAGCTGGACGAAAAGTCGGCGCCTGCCCGCAAGCCGACGGTACCGGGCACCATGGAGATCTCCGCCACGCCGATGTGGGCGCCGGGCCTTGGCGGCGCTCAGCTCCTCGGCCGCTTCTAA
- a CDS encoding VCBS repeat-containing protein, translated as MTKHWLPALLLLAGCANLPAIDAGVCGNGILEPGEDCDSSDPSCRACRIDCSPDQNGERRACPDGWACGSDAICRQASGDFVAHPATSESGLLGTAADFDGDGLSDVVTLEPGGVSVHYFDTSGSQASSANIAGTPSWPAVGSLTDDGRASLTLTRGDISVLRGKADRTLSPIAYAPFPVQEGLEGYVIMNAMPGLDYLGDEVLGILRTGDSESVWDVVGNQKLFNLPPSAEPAFLPIRAADLDPASPCDELVMAVNAASTVDVYETCRSVAAGQWEWNKNAVPAAKISLPLGFTVASSTLLAKVNSDEKLDIVVRGLKNKVAGLFVSYGALGASFDSDPANADVVGNDKFAPLSVWGATAELPLAVGDLNGDKKIDLVLPKTVLVSASASVYCGALGVAIPGYECVAYNDGDPWSEAAIADFNANGIVDVIALRKKARHVDFLNGNGKEPGGFNRVELPVDGTATDLAVGDFDGDLLPDAVFKVAGSAANPEDTLAVVYGKPLAIPDAPTSVARLQHIQQLAVGNVAPFTGGLFDGVNDIGVLSQSLDGKSQSSAIFFGRADRQLQSSFTLFANNAPVSATRAFVGSFDDDPHPDLALVTSPVGDTDPSQNLVLLPSTGEAALQQSMASATPFPSTFEACGALATVVDLDSDGTDEIVFFGLRYDDGATDPSGLAIARSVAGASGRTFEISPVASQSVGLVDLWVLGAQCYLGADPGSAGSGPGGDDFLAPGAIQAVDFDGDGKFPDVMVLGLVPDADADLEPRLVLYKNEGGVLAESPVIFDDPLVDGAPLVAFSFAIANLDRDPEPEVAVTSVDGRVFVMDMDRDAGQLSEPKLVADVGGALSLRAGDFDGDGVADLVSSGPAGLSLLSGVPVLK; from the coding sequence ATGACGAAGCATTGGCTGCCCGCGCTCCTCCTGCTCGCGGGGTGCGCCAACCTGCCGGCCATCGATGCCGGCGTTTGTGGCAACGGCATTCTCGAGCCCGGGGAGGACTGCGACTCCTCGGACCCCTCGTGCCGCGCTTGCCGCATCGATTGTTCTCCGGATCAGAATGGCGAGCGCCGCGCGTGTCCAGACGGATGGGCCTGCGGCAGCGACGCGATCTGCCGGCAAGCCAGCGGGGATTTCGTCGCGCATCCGGCAACGTCCGAGTCCGGCCTCTTGGGAACCGCGGCGGACTTCGATGGCGACGGCCTCAGCGACGTCGTGACCCTGGAGCCCGGCGGCGTGTCCGTGCACTACTTCGATACCAGCGGGAGCCAAGCCTCCAGCGCGAACATCGCGGGGACGCCGTCCTGGCCTGCGGTCGGCTCCCTGACGGACGACGGGCGCGCGTCCCTCACGTTGACGCGAGGAGACATCTCCGTGCTGCGGGGCAAGGCGGACCGCACGCTGTCGCCCATCGCCTACGCGCCGTTTCCGGTGCAGGAGGGCCTCGAGGGCTACGTGATCATGAACGCCATGCCCGGCCTCGACTACCTGGGTGACGAGGTGCTCGGCATCCTGCGCACGGGTGACAGCGAGTCGGTGTGGGACGTGGTGGGGAACCAGAAGCTGTTCAATCTCCCGCCGTCGGCGGAGCCGGCGTTCCTGCCCATCCGGGCTGCGGATCTCGATCCCGCGTCCCCCTGCGACGAGCTGGTGATGGCGGTGAACGCCGCTTCCACAGTGGACGTGTACGAGACCTGTCGCAGCGTGGCGGCGGGCCAGTGGGAGTGGAACAAGAACGCCGTGCCGGCGGCGAAGATCTCCTTGCCCCTGGGGTTCACGGTGGCCTCCAGCACCCTCTTGGCCAAGGTGAACAGCGACGAAAAGCTCGACATCGTGGTCCGTGGCTTGAAGAACAAGGTGGCTGGCCTGTTCGTGAGCTACGGGGCGCTGGGCGCGAGCTTCGACTCCGATCCGGCGAACGCCGATGTCGTGGGCAACGACAAGTTCGCGCCGCTGTCGGTGTGGGGCGCCACGGCGGAATTACCCCTGGCGGTGGGGGATTTGAACGGCGACAAGAAGATCGACCTGGTGCTGCCCAAGACCGTGCTCGTGAGCGCCAGCGCCAGCGTCTACTGCGGCGCACTGGGCGTCGCCATCCCCGGCTACGAGTGCGTCGCGTACAACGACGGCGACCCCTGGTCCGAAGCCGCCATCGCCGACTTCAACGCCAACGGTATCGTCGATGTCATCGCGTTGCGAAAGAAGGCGCGCCACGTGGACTTCCTCAATGGCAACGGGAAGGAGCCCGGCGGGTTCAATCGCGTCGAGCTGCCGGTGGACGGCACCGCCACGGATCTGGCCGTCGGGGACTTCGACGGCGATCTGCTCCCAGACGCCGTTTTCAAGGTGGCCGGCAGCGCGGCGAACCCGGAAGACACCCTCGCCGTCGTGTACGGCAAGCCGCTGGCGATCCCGGACGCTCCGACGTCGGTGGCGCGGCTGCAGCACATCCAGCAGCTCGCCGTCGGCAACGTGGCGCCCTTCACGGGTGGGCTGTTCGACGGCGTGAACGACATCGGCGTGCTCTCGCAGTCGCTGGACGGCAAGAGCCAGAGCTCCGCCATCTTTTTCGGCCGTGCGGATCGCCAGCTTCAGTCTTCGTTCACGCTGTTTGCCAACAACGCGCCGGTATCCGCCACGCGTGCCTTCGTCGGAAGTTTCGACGACGACCCGCATCCAGACCTGGCGCTCGTGACGTCGCCCGTCGGCGACACCGATCCCAGTCAGAATCTGGTGCTGCTGCCGTCCACGGGGGAAGCCGCGCTGCAGCAGTCGATGGCGTCCGCCACGCCCTTCCCGTCCACGTTCGAGGCGTGCGGCGCACTGGCCACGGTGGTGGACCTCGATTCCGACGGCACTGACGAGATCGTGTTCTTCGGCTTGCGCTACGACGACGGAGCGACGGATCCGAGCGGCCTCGCCATCGCGCGCTCCGTGGCGGGGGCGTCCGGCCGGACCTTCGAGATCTCGCCGGTGGCGTCTCAGAGCGTGGGCCTCGTCGACCTGTGGGTGCTGGGCGCGCAGTGCTACCTGGGCGCGGATCCGGGCAGCGCCGGCTCTGGCCCGGGCGGGGACGACTTCCTGGCGCCGGGGGCCATCCAAGCGGTGGACTTCGACGGTGACGGCAAGTTCCCGGACGTCATGGTGCTGGGCCTGGTCCCGGACGCGGACGCGGACCTCGAGCCTCGCTTGGTGCTGTACAAGAACGAGGGGGGCGTCCTGGCGGAGAGTCCCGTGATCTTCGACGACCCCCTGGTGGACGGAGCGCCGTTGGTCGCCTTCTCCTTCGCCATCGCGAACCTGGATCGCGATCCGGAGCCCGAGGTTGCCGTGACGAGCGTCGATGGCCGCGTGTTCGTCATGGACATGGATCGCGACGCGGGCCAGCTGTCGGAGCCCAAGCTCGTCGCCGACGTAGGGGGTGCGCTCAGCTTGAGAGCGGGGGACTTCGACGGGGACGGAGTGGCGGATCTCGTCAGCTCTGGCCCTGCGGGGCTGTCTCTGTTGTCCGGGGTTCCGGTGCTCAAATGA
- a CDS encoding serine/threonine protein kinase, which produces MSVCPQCHKQYPEDHTKCPEDGQTLIPDAAAQGLDRDVPAGEMVGEYRIVSKLGEGGFGTVYRGEHPVIGKAVAIKVLSRQLSSSPEMVSRFIAEARAANQVRSRHIIDIFAFGALPDGRQYFVMELLDGKTLEDHLRERGRLSPSETVTILRGVARALDAAHAAGIVHRDLKPENVFLVDEEDGVVIPKLLDFGIAKLMGDATGSHKTRTGVPMGTPYYMSPEQCRGDKIDHHTDIYSLGVVSYQLLTGQLPFVAESFMQVMFKHVSGIAQNPSTLPVGLPLELDGPVMAMLSKVPSERPSSAGAAVEALAEAAARAGFELGASPSGVHAPMTPSGAVREATTLSAAETLAMPDRPGGSRRALLFGGLGVGLLAVVGLGAWGLQHQKPARQAMAPEPSALAPPVSSAKPVVKPVPPAAPKTITLTVQSVPERVDVFRDDEKLGTVPDDVIELPRGDAEVTLRLEAEGYKPSTITVTPSQNAVVSAKLAKKPASRPVVPSKPKAPKSELEF; this is translated from the coding sequence ATGTCCGTCTGCCCCCAGTGCCACAAGCAGTATCCCGAGGATCACACCAAGTGCCCCGAGGACGGGCAAACCTTGATCCCCGATGCCGCTGCCCAGGGGTTGGATCGCGACGTGCCCGCCGGCGAGATGGTGGGTGAGTATCGAATCGTTTCCAAGCTGGGGGAGGGCGGCTTTGGAACGGTTTATCGAGGCGAGCACCCCGTCATCGGCAAGGCCGTGGCCATCAAGGTGCTGTCCCGCCAGCTGTCGTCTTCGCCGGAAATGGTATCGCGTTTCATCGCGGAAGCGCGGGCGGCGAATCAGGTGCGCAGCCGCCACATCATCGACATCTTCGCCTTCGGTGCCCTGCCCGACGGTCGTCAGTACTTCGTGATGGAGCTACTCGACGGCAAGACGCTGGAAGATCACTTGCGCGAGCGAGGGCGTCTCAGCCCGAGCGAAACGGTGACCATCCTGCGTGGCGTGGCCCGAGCCCTCGACGCGGCTCACGCGGCGGGCATCGTGCACCGCGATCTGAAGCCGGAGAACGTGTTCCTCGTAGACGAGGAGGACGGCGTGGTGATCCCCAAGCTCCTCGACTTCGGCATCGCCAAGCTCATGGGGGACGCCACCGGCAGCCACAAGACGCGGACCGGCGTGCCCATGGGCACGCCGTATTACATGTCGCCGGAGCAGTGCCGAGGCGACAAGATCGACCACCACACGGACATCTACTCCCTGGGCGTCGTCAGCTATCAGCTGCTCACCGGCCAACTGCCGTTCGTGGCCGAGTCCTTCATGCAGGTGATGTTCAAGCACGTGAGCGGCATCGCCCAGAACCCGAGCACCCTCCCCGTGGGGCTGCCGCTGGAGCTGGACGGACCGGTGATGGCCATGCTTTCGAAGGTCCCGAGCGAGCGGCCGTCCTCCGCCGGGGCGGCGGTGGAAGCGCTGGCGGAGGCTGCCGCACGCGCCGGGTTCGAGCTCGGCGCCAGCCCGTCGGGGGTGCACGCGCCGATGACACCGTCGGGGGCGGTGCGCGAGGCGACGACGCTGTCCGCGGCAGAGACCCTCGCCATGCCGGACAGGCCCGGCGGCTCGCGGCGCGCGCTGCTGTTCGGCGGACTCGGGGTGGGGCTCTTGGCGGTCGTGGGCCTCGGCGCGTGGGGCTTGCAGCATCAGAAGCCAGCTCGGCAGGCGATGGCGCCGGAGCCCTCCGCTCTGGCCCCACCGGTCTCGAGCGCGAAACCCGTGGTGAAGCCGGTGCCGCCGGCCGCACCGAAGACCATCACCCTCACGGTGCAGTCCGTTCCCGAGCGCGTGGACGTGTTTCGCGATGACGAGAAGCTCGGCACCGTTCCCGACGACGTCATCGAGCTGCCTCGGGGTGATGCCGAAGTGACGCTCCGCCTGGAAGCGGAGGGCTACAAGCCGAGCACCATCACGGTGACGCCGTCGCAGAATGCCGTGGTTTCCGCAAAGCTCGCCAAGAAACCAGCCAGCAGACCCGTGGTGCCGTCCAAGCCGAAGGCGCCGAAGTCCGAATTGGAGTTCTGA
- a CDS encoding transglycosylase SLT domain-containing protein, producing MRHRFLLPLALVVACSAQQAPTTHGLPTPLAKDDNAPAKKPPAHASAAKVDIADFVPLLAQPELEKAGKMLGVGNAAAAAREVEAVMAKTPPVQADVPRWQLLLARLREKAGDERGAAASYDLAAAVPWALSGYARLGAGRTRLRSGRVEQALAELSKVPLDQPLAEEARLLIAEAAVKSGKVDLAIDTWRDHLHGAPEPSDRVNVSLRLAEALLTRAQGKKPSATEADGDVVEALSLARRVSAENAASKSITRRADAIEARAMAALPKAQRARFAKPGPEVELARVKALLDGREYESAEKAADALLADLPKAEKWNAVGCEVGILRGKAISAQRDTGRASRSLDGVLDHCKKDPDQRARALYLAGKYLARDGRHMQAIARYRQLEKELPTNRLADDARMLSAFSYFELGVEARFTELLGKMPEDYPDGDMVLDGVFRLALRRIEKGDWSGAASVLDRAATLVSGRDSARGTEFSGRERYFRARAWIETGEADRGYAELENIVRELPLSYYMLHAYSRLVEKDPFKAKRVREEAAKKTAAEPFTFEHQPEFDSDGFQRALELLRQGEFELAKREIQALDIAKPGAEPGLLWGLALLYSRAGSAKDAHSVARGLLTDWLGHWPAGDWVKAWELAFPRPHQALVAKEAKKNGIPEALIYAVMREESAFDPDAVSHADAHGLMQLIVPTAKMLAKPVGLPWDPASLKRPTVNIALGSRGLGRLTDRFKQNPVLAIPGYNAGPGRPLRWLRERPHMDFDVWVESIPYSETRRYTKRVLASRAAYAYLYAPATADEAMVLPLALTP from the coding sequence ATGCGACATCGCTTCCTGCTCCCGCTGGCATTGGTGGTGGCGTGCTCGGCCCAGCAAGCTCCGACGACCCACGGCTTGCCCACGCCGCTGGCCAAGGACGACAACGCCCCCGCGAAGAAGCCGCCCGCCCACGCCTCCGCGGCCAAGGTGGACATCGCCGACTTCGTGCCTCTCTTGGCGCAGCCGGAGCTGGAGAAGGCGGGCAAGATGCTGGGCGTCGGCAACGCTGCGGCGGCGGCGCGAGAGGTCGAGGCCGTGATGGCGAAGACGCCTCCGGTGCAGGCCGACGTGCCCCGCTGGCAGCTGCTCCTCGCGCGGCTGCGCGAAAAGGCCGGAGACGAACGCGGCGCCGCGGCGTCCTACGACCTGGCGGCGGCAGTCCCCTGGGCTCTTTCGGGCTACGCGCGGCTGGGCGCGGGAAGGACGCGGCTGCGCTCCGGCAGAGTGGAGCAGGCGCTGGCGGAGCTGTCGAAAGTGCCACTGGATCAGCCCCTCGCCGAAGAAGCACGGCTTCTGATCGCGGAGGCCGCGGTGAAGAGCGGCAAGGTGGATCTGGCGATCGACACCTGGCGAGATCACCTGCACGGTGCGCCGGAGCCGAGCGATCGCGTCAACGTTTCCTTGCGCCTCGCCGAGGCACTGCTCACCCGCGCCCAGGGCAAGAAGCCGAGCGCGACGGAAGCCGATGGCGACGTGGTGGAGGCGCTGAGCCTCGCTCGGCGCGTGAGCGCGGAGAACGCCGCCAGCAAGTCCATCACCCGGCGCGCCGACGCCATCGAGGCGCGCGCGATGGCCGCGCTGCCCAAAGCGCAGCGCGCACGCTTTGCAAAGCCGGGGCCGGAGGTGGAGCTCGCTCGCGTGAAGGCCTTGCTCGATGGTCGCGAGTACGAGTCTGCGGAGAAGGCCGCCGACGCCCTGCTTGCCGACCTGCCCAAGGCGGAGAAGTGGAACGCGGTGGGTTGCGAGGTCGGCATCCTGCGCGGCAAGGCGATCTCCGCACAGCGTGACACGGGGCGTGCGTCGCGCTCTCTGGACGGCGTGCTGGATCACTGCAAGAAGGATCCGGATCAGCGCGCCCGGGCGTTGTACCTGGCCGGCAAGTACCTGGCACGGGATGGGCGACACATGCAGGCCATCGCCCGTTACCGCCAGCTGGAGAAGGAGCTGCCCACGAATCGTCTGGCGGACGACGCGCGCATGCTTTCGGCGTTCAGCTACTTCGAGCTCGGAGTGGAGGCTCGCTTCACGGAGCTGCTCGGCAAGATGCCGGAGGACTACCCCGACGGCGACATGGTGCTCGACGGCGTGTTCCGACTGGCGCTGCGTCGCATCGAGAAGGGGGATTGGTCCGGCGCGGCGTCGGTGCTCGACCGGGCGGCCACGCTGGTGAGCGGGCGGGACAGCGCTCGGGGCACGGAGTTCTCGGGGCGGGAGCGGTACTTCCGAGCGCGGGCCTGGATCGAGACGGGGGAAGCGGACCGGGGCTACGCCGAGCTCGAGAACATCGTGCGGGAGCTGCCCCTCAGCTACTACATGCTGCACGCCTACTCACGGCTGGTTGAAAAGGACCCGTTCAAGGCGAAGCGCGTTCGGGAAGAGGCGGCCAAGAAGACCGCGGCGGAGCCGTTCACCTTCGAGCACCAACCGGAGTTCGACTCCGACGGCTTCCAGCGTGCTCTGGAGCTCTTGCGTCAAGGCGAGTTCGAGCTGGCGAAGCGCGAGATCCAAGCCCTGGACATCGCCAAGCCCGGGGCCGAGCCGGGCCTGTTGTGGGGTTTGGCGCTGTTGTACTCGCGCGCCGGTTCCGCGAAGGACGCGCACTCGGTGGCGCGAGGGCTGCTCACGGATTGGCTCGGGCACTGGCCGGCAGGAGATTGGGTCAAGGCTTGGGAGCTCGCGTTCCCGCGGCCCCATCAGGCGCTGGTCGCCAAGGAAGCAAAGAAGAACGGCATACCCGAGGCATTGATCTACGCCGTGATGCGAGAAGAGAGCGCCTTCGACCCGGACGCCGTCAGCCACGCGGACGCCCACGGCCTGATGCAGCTCATCGTGCCCACCGCCAAGATGCTGGCGAAGCCCGTGGGCTTGCCGTGGGATCCGGCGTCCTTGAAGCGACCCACCGTGAACATCGCCCTCGGCAGCCGTGGGCTCGGCCGCTTGACGGACCGCTTCAAGCAGAACCCGGTGCTCGCGATCCCCGGCTACAACGCGGGGCCGGGGCGCCCCCTGCGCTGGCTCCGAGAGCGGCCGCACATGGATTTCGACGTGTGGGTGGAGTCGATCCCCTACTCCGAGACGCGCCGCTACACCAAGCGGGTGCTGGCGAGCCGCGCGGCGTACGCCTACCTGTACGCGCCCGCGACGGCGGACGAAGCCATGGTGCTGCCGCTGGCACTGACGCCCTGA